From Caldicellulosiruptor hydrothermalis 108, a single genomic window includes:
- a CDS encoding S-layer homology domain-containing protein, producing MKERTKIVSSILIVFVFLFSLLSVGFSAQEVILNSIPDKSPGEDVIISGQTVFDEIVIKVLRPNSTMLYINTLKGKNFNDKVTLPADSPEGTYTIVAGRGSIVDIKTFNVIRKQPSLSSSSFEILTPEFKEAERQIGSQSSQKEDIKQSDKEVLPEITIDNNGIIKPKIFQLSEGRLDVRIDESLAQKALQKQVSKDKTLILDLKSNKPLIQYNIALPSKIFTASFDVKEVLVNTNELSLKLPTDLLKGKSIDNNKQIEIFIKKVENSNIPSELRTAVGKRPIYEVELHQDLKKVNVGSPTNSIKISIAYTPGVDELSGIENLVLLHIKEDGEVEILSNSKYVRTSKYVVASVKSFSKFAIGYVTRKFDDLKNYSWAEKAVSSLAARNIISGIDQNSFRPQEYIKRGEFVKWLVNTFGFDVQYSSNFEDVKKDSIYWREVAIAKVLGIAKGYANKFKPEDYITRQDMMVLVQRALEVANKPMVKTKSNLATKFSDSSDISSYAQDSISVLVANDLIKGNDKSQILPRKFATRAEAAQLLFRIFFKWE from the coding sequence ATGAAGGAAAGAACAAAGATAGTTTCAAGTATATTGATTGTTTTTGTGTTTTTATTCTCCTTATTATCTGTGGGATTTTCTGCCCAGGAAGTTATTTTAAATTCCATACCTGATAAAAGTCCAGGTGAAGACGTTATAATTTCTGGGCAAACAGTGTTTGATGAGATTGTTATCAAAGTATTGAGACCAAATTCTACCATGCTTTATATAAATACACTCAAGGGAAAAAACTTCAATGACAAAGTTACTTTACCAGCAGACTCGCCTGAGGGTACTTACACGATTGTAGCAGGTAGAGGGTCTATTGTGGATATAAAAACTTTCAATGTAATAAGGAAACAGCCATCTTTGTCTTCTTCATCCTTTGAGATTTTAACCCCTGAGTTTAAAGAAGCTGAAAGGCAGATAGGTAGTCAATCATCTCAAAAGGAAGATATTAAACAAAGTGATAAAGAGGTTTTGCCTGAAATTACGATTGATAATAATGGAATAATTAAGCCCAAAATATTTCAGCTGTCAGAGGGAAGATTAGACGTTAGAATAGATGAGTCTTTAGCACAAAAAGCACTGCAGAAGCAGGTGTCGAAAGACAAAACTTTAATATTGGATCTAAAAAGCAACAAGCCTTTAATACAGTACAATATTGCGCTTCCATCAAAAATATTTACAGCCTCTTTTGATGTAAAAGAAGTTTTAGTTAATACAAATGAATTAAGCTTAAAACTTCCAACTGACTTATTAAAGGGAAAGAGCATAGACAATAACAAGCAAATTGAGATATTTATAAAGAAAGTAGAAAATTCTAATATACCTTCAGAGCTTCGCACGGCAGTTGGGAAAAGACCAATATATGAAGTTGAGCTTCATCAAGATTTAAAAAAGGTAAATGTTGGAAGCCCTACAAATTCCATAAAAATATCTATTGCTTATACTCCTGGAGTAGATGAGCTAAGCGGTATTGAAAACTTGGTATTGCTGCATATAAAAGAGGACGGGGAAGTAGAGATTTTATCAAATAGTAAATATGTAAGGACATCGAAATATGTTGTTGCAAGCGTGAAAAGCTTTAGCAAGTTTGCAATAGGGTATGTTACCAGAAAATTTGACGATTTGAAGAATTATTCGTGGGCTGAAAAAGCTGTGTCTTCCCTGGCTGCAAGAAATATTATAAGTGGTATTGACCAAAATAGTTTTAGACCTCAAGAATATATAAAGCGTGGAGAGTTTGTCAAGTGGCTGGTAAATACTTTTGGTTTTGATGTTCAGTATTCTTCGAACTTTGAAGATGTGAAAAAGGATAGCATTTACTGGCGTGAAGTTGCAATTGCAAAAGTACTTGGCATTGCAAAAGGTTATGCAAATAAATTTAAACCAGAAGATTATATAACAAGGCAAGATATGATGGTACTTGTACAAAGAGCATTAGAGGTTGCAAACAAACCGATGGTAAAAACAAAAAGTAACCTTGCAACTAAATTTTCTGATTCATCTGATATATCTTCGTATGCTCAAGATAGCATTTCCGTGTTGGTTGCAAATGATTTAATAAAAGGAAATGATAAAAGTCAAATACTGCCGCGAAAGTTTGCAACTCGTGCAGAAGCAGCTCAGCTTTTGTTCAGGATATTTTTCAAATGGGAATAA
- a CDS encoding glycosyl hydrolase 53 family protein, giving the protein MKRVFAIFVLLIFVISFAFPLLPTKVFAQNSAQVKKQIGIKVDPIGPNIAVGKNIFSDSEAPTNQATLANDGDETTFWSAQDAGIHWLKIDLGDVYANLFATEIVFNGNGSYQYKIEYSIDDNRWTVLVDKSNNTDTSQTQYNKFIPPASGIRYIRVTITSTPNNQPASIKEFKVYKMVDDTFIKGADVSMLKQIEDCGGKFYLNGVQMDALEILKYFGVNWIRLRIWNDPKDVNGNPLGGGNCSAENMLVIAKRAKALGMKLLLDFHYSDFWADPGKQDKPKAWANLSFDELKQAVYQYTYDVIKMYKDQGALPDMVQVGNEVNGGMLWPDGKTWGEDAGGYDNFAELLKAGIRGVKDAAGPDNQVKIMIHLANGGDNELYRRVFDNLTQRGVEFDVIGLSYYPYWHGKLSDLIYNMNDISKRYNKEVVIAETAYAYTLENGDGLNNIFGTSEAATAGYEPSVQNQALVIRNIANAVAQVPGGKGLGIFYWEPDWIPVEGAGWKTGEGNGWDNQAMFDFNGNALDSLYVFKMLNNIMIVDYKPVVVGTAPGEMPKLPVKITAILSNGLTKEVDVVWDSVDPSKYAQAGSFEVYGHVEGSEVTPVAKVKVANLIQNSGFEEDLTGWNIEGQTGAANANSSAPVRSGNKKLNIWYGSPYNLVISQTITGLGQGKYTFKAWFVNTGSAQKRDLVIKDYGGQEIRIQIPQSASWDAWTPAEINDINVTTGKCTISFEIAADSGFWCAIDDVLFYRQDPDIEKNIVSVQRLDITTEVGQKPQLPPTVMVVYDDDTSSEANVTWEAIDESKYSAIGEFTVTGVVKGTTLKAYAKVKVINSKNIVKNYSFEEGLKYWVSEGNTNAVKTESGGHSGGTQLTHWSDKPYKVVTYQAIENIPNGIYIFRAFANGGGGQNANYLFVKDYGGEELRINMPTTWVAEWHSMVIANIKVTTGRVTIGLYSDSENAGGTWCNLDDVEFFKVADSEFKILNANLQKDKGIVASVTVKQSEGIQHEGKEAIVFELLKGTTPVSIVAVEKDIIDAEDFKAYFNVNDYLSSDYRIKVFVFDKFDASRTTPNSLAEPVELR; this is encoded by the coding sequence ATGAAAAGAGTGTTTGCCATTTTTGTATTGCTCATTTTTGTCATTTCTTTTGCTTTTCCTTTGTTGCCAACCAAGGTCTTTGCACAGAATTCAGCTCAGGTAAAGAAGCAAATTGGGATAAAAGTTGACCCAATTGGTCCTAATATAGCTGTAGGCAAAAATATTTTTTCTGACAGTGAAGCCCCAACAAATCAGGCAACCCTTGCAAATGACGGTGATGAGACTACTTTTTGGAGTGCACAGGATGCAGGCATTCATTGGCTGAAGATTGATTTGGGAGATGTTTATGCAAATCTCTTTGCAACCGAAATAGTTTTTAATGGTAATGGGAGCTATCAGTATAAAATTGAATATTCAATAGATGACAATAGGTGGACAGTATTAGTAGACAAATCAAACAATACTGACACTTCACAAACGCAGTATAACAAGTTCATACCACCTGCCTCAGGGATAAGATATATCCGTGTCACAATCACCTCAACACCAAACAATCAGCCAGCTTCAATAAAGGAGTTCAAGGTATACAAAATGGTTGATGATACTTTCATAAAGGGCGCAGATGTGTCAATGCTAAAACAAATAGAAGATTGTGGCGGTAAGTTCTATTTGAACGGAGTCCAGATGGATGCACTTGAGATTTTGAAATATTTTGGAGTTAACTGGATAAGGCTTAGAATATGGAATGACCCAAAAGATGTCAATGGTAATCCATTGGGAGGTGGAAATTGCAGTGCGGAGAATATGCTTGTGATTGCAAAAAGGGCAAAGGCTTTAGGTATGAAACTATTACTTGATTTTCATTATAGTGACTTTTGGGCAGACCCAGGAAAACAAGACAAACCGAAAGCATGGGCAAATCTTTCATTTGATGAACTAAAACAGGCAGTTTACCAGTATACTTATGACGTCATAAAAATGTACAAAGATCAAGGTGCACTTCCTGACATGGTTCAGGTTGGAAATGAGGTTAATGGCGGTATGCTCTGGCCGGACGGAAAAACATGGGGCGAAGATGCTGGAGGATATGACAATTTTGCAGAGCTTCTAAAGGCAGGGATTAGAGGTGTAAAAGATGCAGCTGGTCCTGATAATCAGGTGAAGATTATGATTCACCTTGCTAACGGAGGGGACAATGAACTATACAGAAGAGTATTTGACAATTTGACCCAGCGCGGTGTTGAGTTTGATGTAATTGGACTTTCATATTACCCATACTGGCATGGAAAGCTTAGTGATTTAATCTACAATATGAATGATATTAGCAAAAGATATAACAAAGAGGTAGTTATTGCAGAAACAGCATATGCGTACACTTTAGAAAATGGAGATGGACTGAATAATATCTTTGGCACAAGTGAAGCTGCAACAGCCGGGTATGAGCCATCAGTCCAAAATCAAGCACTGGTTATTAGAAACATTGCAAACGCTGTAGCACAAGTTCCAGGTGGCAAAGGACTTGGCATATTCTATTGGGAGCCAGATTGGATACCTGTTGAAGGTGCTGGCTGGAAGACAGGTGAGGGAAATGGATGGGATAACCAAGCTATGTTTGATTTTAATGGAAATGCTTTGGATTCTCTGTATGTATTCAAAATGCTCAATAACATCATGATTGTAGATTATAAACCAGTTGTTGTTGGAACAGCTCCAGGTGAGATGCCAAAACTTCCTGTTAAAATCACAGCCATTTTGAGCAATGGTCTTACAAAAGAGGTTGATGTGGTATGGGATAGCGTTGACCCGTCAAAATATGCTCAAGCTGGTAGCTTTGAAGTTTACGGTCATGTTGAAGGAAGTGAGGTTACACCTGTTGCAAAAGTAAAAGTAGCTAATCTAATACAAAATTCTGGATTTGAAGAGGATTTAACTGGTTGGAATATAGAGGGGCAGACTGGAGCAGCGAATGCAAACAGCAGCGCTCCTGTCCGCTCTGGAAACAAGAAATTAAATATTTGGTATGGATCGCCATACAATCTTGTAATATCTCAGACAATTACAGGCTTAGGGCAAGGCAAGTATACATTTAAAGCATGGTTTGTTAACACTGGAAGTGCTCAAAAACGTGATCTTGTGATAAAAGACTACGGGGGGCAGGAGATAAGAATACAGATTCCACAATCAGCTTCATGGGATGCTTGGACACCTGCTGAAATAAATGATATTAATGTGACAACAGGAAAGTGCACAATTTCATTTGAAATTGCTGCTGATTCAGGTTTTTGGTGTGCAATAGACGATGTTCTGTTCTATCGCCAGGACCCAGATATCGAAAAGAATATAGTGAGTGTTCAAAGATTAGATATTACAACAGAGGTAGGACAAAAGCCTCAGCTTCCGCCAACTGTCATGGTGGTTTATGATGATGATACATCCTCTGAGGCAAATGTTACATGGGAAGCTATTGATGAGAGTAAATACTCAGCGATTGGTGAATTTACTGTTACAGGTGTTGTAAAAGGCACAACTCTAAAAGCATATGCCAAAGTCAAGGTTATCAACAGCAAAAACATTGTAAAAAATTACAGTTTTGAAGAAGGACTAAAGTATTGGGTAAGCGAAGGAAATACAAATGCAGTCAAAACTGAAAGTGGAGGGCATTCTGGAGGAACGCAGCTTACTCACTGGAGTGACAAGCCTTACAAAGTGGTGACATATCAGGCAATAGAAAATATACCAAATGGTATCTACATTTTCAGAGCCTTTGCAAATGGAGGAGGCGGTCAGAATGCTAACTACCTGTTTGTAAAAGACTATGGTGGAGAAGAATTGAGAATAAATATGCCAACTACATGGGTTGCTGAGTGGCACAGCATGGTAATTGCAAACATAAAAGTTACGACCGGACGCGTTACAATAGGGCTTTATTCAGATTCAGAGAATGCAGGAGGTACATGGTGCAACCTTGACGATGTTGAATTTTTCAAGGTTGCTGACAGTGAATTTAAAATTTTAAATGCAAATCTGCAAAAGGATAAAGGAATTGTTGCGAGTGTTACAGTGAAACAATCAGAAGGTATCCAACATGAGGGGAAAGAGGCCATTGTATTTGAGCTACTTAAAGGGACAACTCCTGTTTCAATTGTTGCTGTTGAAAAAGATATAATAGATGCTGAAGATTTCAAGGCATACTTTAATGTAAATGATTATCTTAGTTCTGATTACAGGATAAAAGTATTTGTATTTGACAAGTTTGACGCAAGCCGTACTACTCCAAATAGTCTTGCTGAGCCTGTTGAACTTAGATGA
- a CDS encoding ABC transporter substrate-binding protein, producing MKKNFRLLAITLTVCFVLSTLLISMFAVGFGAQTKAKRTAPGFDPSIDVSKPVKIVGYLLGDAPAEFPNVMKELNKKLQKDINATMEINYIGWGDLNYKYPLILASGENVDWMYAANWCFYFQEAAKGGFKELTMDMIKKYMPRHYKATPPVAWQEAKVKGKIYMIPTATPDRKADVVIIRGDLREKYKLPPIKKYNDIEPFLAAVKKNEKGLMPMNLDNQYDLNSVMWRLLVEKTDYLEDVARVSTGGTGLFTTIYDTKPKVYYIMDKEILPAFKEAAKKVKSWYDKGYINRNAYANKVRSKDAFDQGKSAVAFGNSQDIQSNLANAKAKGWKVEVIPIFDKRGHRPADPYINNGVALVAKTKNAERTLMALDLIMEEKSYNYLVYFGIQGKNYIIKNNKIDLPKGVTAENNTYPPDAAGFWFTNKDQFLPLASWDDNYIALRNTIKKALVSSPLSSFSLDQTKVKTEIANLNSVMTQYYNPICLGMVKNVDEAFATLDKKLKAAGVDKVKAEALRQLEQYFRERNQ from the coding sequence ATGAAAAAGAACTTCAGGCTTTTAGCGATCACCTTGACAGTATGTTTTGTCCTCTCAACTCTTTTAATTTCAATGTTTGCGGTTGGTTTTGGTGCGCAAACAAAGGCGAAAAGAACTGCACCCGGTTTTGACCCGAGCATTGATGTGTCAAAACCTGTCAAGATTGTTGGTTATCTTTTGGGTGATGCACCAGCTGAATTTCCAAACGTTATGAAAGAGCTCAACAAAAAGCTTCAAAAAGACATCAACGCAACAATGGAGATTAACTACATTGGATGGGGAGATTTGAACTACAAATATCCGCTTATCTTGGCATCTGGAGAAAATGTTGACTGGATGTATGCAGCGAACTGGTGCTTCTACTTCCAGGAAGCTGCAAAAGGTGGATTTAAGGAACTTACAATGGATATGATCAAAAAATACATGCCAAGACACTACAAAGCAACACCACCTGTTGCTTGGCAAGAGGCAAAGGTAAAAGGCAAGATTTACATGATTCCTACTGCAACACCTGACAGGAAAGCTGACGTTGTAATTATAAGAGGCGATTTGAGAGAAAAATATAAGTTGCCTCCAATCAAAAAATACAATGATATTGAGCCATTCCTTGCTGCAGTAAAGAAGAACGAAAAAGGCTTGATGCCAATGAACTTGGACAACCAATATGATTTGAACTCAGTTATGTGGAGACTTTTAGTTGAAAAAACAGATTACTTGGAGGATGTTGCAAGAGTATCAACAGGCGGTACAGGACTTTTCACAACCATATACGACACCAAACCAAAAGTTTACTATATTATGGACAAAGAAATACTTCCTGCATTCAAAGAGGCAGCAAAGAAAGTAAAGTCATGGTACGACAAAGGATACATCAACAGAAATGCTTATGCTAATAAGGTGAGAAGCAAAGATGCTTTTGACCAAGGGAAGTCTGCTGTTGCGTTTGGAAATAGCCAAGACATCCAGTCCAATCTTGCAAATGCAAAAGCTAAAGGTTGGAAGGTTGAGGTTATTCCAATATTTGATAAAAGAGGCCACAGACCAGCAGACCCATATATAAACAATGGTGTTGCTCTTGTTGCAAAGACAAAAAATGCAGAAAGAACACTTATGGCCCTTGACTTGATTATGGAAGAAAAATCATATAACTATCTTGTTTACTTTGGTATTCAAGGCAAAAACTATATAATCAAGAACAACAAGATTGACCTGCCAAAAGGTGTAACAGCTGAGAACAACACATATCCACCAGATGCAGCAGGATTCTGGTTTACAAATAAAGACCAGTTCTTGCCACTTGCAAGCTGGGATGATAACTACATTGCACTCAGAAACACAATCAAGAAGGCGCTTGTAAGCTCACCACTATCTTCATTCTCACTTGACCAGACAAAGGTAAAAACAGAGATTGCAAACCTCAACAGTGTTATGACACAGTATTACAATCCAATATGTTTGGGTATGGTAAAGAACGTGGATGAAGCTTTTGCAACACTTGACAAGAAGCTCAAAGCAGCAGGTGTTGACAAGGTTAAAGCTGAGGCACTCAGACAGCTTGAGCAGTACTTCAGGGAGAGAAATCAGTAG
- a CDS encoding carbohydrate ABC transporter permease has translation MRKGKDYILFNIVGYIFITIIGLFTFIPFVVLVVSSFASENYIINHGYTLIPREFSLSAYKLIFQNPQRIFRAYLVTIVVTSVGTSLSLFLSTMAAYVMYRKDVKYRNILAFFLYFTTLFNGGLAPYYIILANYYHLKNNVLVLILVPLFNVFYILILRNFIRGSIPDSLIESAKIDGAGDFTIFLRIVLPLSKPALASIGLFIALNYWNDWWTPMMFIEKQSLYPLQYTLYLILSSVNVAANILQNVVRIDMPKETLKLAMTVVATGPIIFLYPFVQRYFVKGITLGAVKG, from the coding sequence TTGAGAAAGGGTAAGGATTATATCCTCTTTAACATTGTCGGATATATATTTATAACAATAATCGGGCTATTTACCTTCATACCTTTTGTTGTGCTTGTGGTAAGTTCGTTTGCTTCAGAAAACTATATCATAAACCACGGTTACACTCTAATTCCACGAGAATTTTCACTCAGTGCATATAAGCTCATTTTCCAAAACCCTCAAAGAATTTTCAGAGCTTACTTGGTAACCATTGTAGTAACAAGCGTTGGCACAAGTTTGTCGTTGTTTCTTTCCACAATGGCTGCGTATGTTATGTACAGAAAAGATGTAAAATATAGAAATATATTAGCTTTCTTCCTGTACTTCACAACACTTTTTAACGGCGGCCTTGCTCCGTACTATATAATATTGGCAAATTACTATCATTTAAAAAACAATGTACTTGTTCTCATACTTGTGCCACTTTTCAATGTGTTTTACATTTTGATTCTCCGCAACTTTATTAGAGGTTCTATTCCAGACTCTTTGATAGAGTCAGCAAAGATTGACGGCGCAGGAGATTTTACAATATTCTTGAGAATTGTTTTGCCACTTTCAAAACCAGCTTTGGCATCTATTGGACTTTTTATAGCTCTCAATTACTGGAACGACTGGTGGACGCCGATGATGTTCATCGAAAAACAGAGCTTGTATCCTCTACAGTATACGCTGTATTTAATCCTGTCAAGTGTCAATGTTGCGGCAAATATTCTGCAAAATGTTGTGCGAATAGACATGCCAAAAGAGACTTTAAAGCTTGCGATGACAGTTGTTGCAACAGGTCCAATAATTTTCTTGTACCCGTTTGTTCAAAGGTATTTTGTCAAAGGCATTACACTTGGTGCTGTAAAAGGCTAA
- a CDS encoding ABC transporter permease — translation MKKNGFWYEIKKNKVLYAMFLPVAIYYILFAYIPMGGIVLAFKEFNYRDGILFSPWNGFKNFEYFFASGRAWLVTKNTILYNLAFLAAYTVFSVACAIFIAELAGKIFKKFIQSVMFLPYFVSWVVVAAMMYNFFNYDYGLINTLIKNLGGEPIDIYSNPTYWYFLLPMLYVWKWVGYGSVLYLAAIMGFDEECYEAAIIDGANIFQRIFYITIPMLKPTMIILILLALGRILRGEFDMFYQIIGNNGLLLDYTDIIDTLVFRSLMQVQDIGMASAAGAYQSVLCFVIIMLVNWLVRRYDKDYALF, via the coding sequence TTGAAAAAGAATGGTTTTTGGTATGAAATAAAAAAGAACAAGGTACTTTATGCCATGTTCTTACCAGTAGCAATTTACTACATTCTGTTTGCCTACATACCGATGGGTGGAATTGTTCTTGCTTTTAAAGAGTTCAACTATCGAGATGGAATACTTTTCAGTCCATGGAACGGCTTCAAAAACTTTGAGTATTTCTTTGCTTCGGGCAGAGCTTGGCTTGTCACAAAAAACACTATTCTTTACAACTTAGCTTTTTTAGCTGCATACACAGTATTTTCAGTTGCGTGCGCAATTTTTATAGCCGAGCTTGCAGGTAAGATATTTAAAAAGTTCATCCAGTCTGTCATGTTTTTACCGTATTTTGTATCATGGGTTGTTGTGGCAGCTATGATGTATAACTTTTTCAACTATGATTATGGTCTTATTAACACCTTGATAAAAAACCTTGGTGGTGAGCCTATAGATATCTACTCAAATCCTACTTACTGGTATTTCCTTTTGCCAATGTTATATGTATGGAAATGGGTAGGTTACGGAAGCGTTTTATATCTTGCAGCTATAATGGGATTTGACGAAGAGTGTTATGAGGCAGCAATAATTGATGGCGCAAATATCTTCCAGAGAATCTTTTATATCACAATCCCGATGTTAAAACCAACAATGATAATATTAATTTTACTTGCGCTTGGAAGAATTTTACGTGGCGAGTTTGATATGTTTTATCAGATAATAGGTAATAACGGTCTTTTGCTTGACTATACAGATATCATAGACACTCTTGTGTTCAGAAGTCTCATGCAGGTTCAGGATATTGGGATGGCGTCAGCAGCAGGTGCTTATCAGTCTGTGCTGTGCTTTGTGATTATAATGCTTGTCAACTGGCTTGTCAGAAGATATGACAAAGACTATGCACTGTTCTAA
- a CDS encoding cache domain-containing sensor histidine kinase: protein MKRIANTFSNMSIKYKLFASYMFVILISFGIFSFMNYVIVGRDVEKQAIYSSGKIVDQTASFLENRVSSVKNVLNILALDSTVQELVNRPDDYYYENIGNWLVDSQRFTRLFYSTCQNFDILSISIYMTQGLAKLSETDSYFLFERIEKLPWYQQMVLKGELFAWVTPKMLNVARKDVVSLIRLIPDPKNISEYRAALRADISIAEIERILNQALFTSRTLAFIVNSNGEVVARSLNRTNLSIGEIIKGIEKNISSQEANVVEMEVGGEKLLVRTRSISDTDWYLVLVTPYKEIHELNIKTIKQVFFMIFLIAPFTLIFAFWAATSSTSRIKRLTHNMKKVIEKGDFNIELDSHSQDEVGQLIYTFNYMLKKIKELLHEQYQLGKEKKNLELKALQSQINPHFLYNTLDLINWIAIKNKNEDISRLVTSLSQFYKLSLSKGEDVVTVENEIEHVKAYVMIQNYRFDNCIDLKIDVPQKLLQARIPKLTLQPLVENSIHHGILEKDEQKGTIIIKGEIIDDKMAAIYVIDDGVGISKEVLEKIKKGEVETSKGHGFGIKNINERLKIYFGNEAGLFYESKINEKTVAKVLFPVEE, encoded by the coding sequence ATGAAAAGGATTGCAAATACTTTTTCAAATATGAGTATAAAATACAAATTGTTTGCTTCATATATGTTTGTTATTTTAATATCATTTGGCATATTTTCTTTTATGAACTACGTTATTGTTGGAAGGGATGTCGAAAAACAGGCTATTTATTCTTCTGGCAAGATTGTGGACCAGACAGCTTCTTTCTTAGAAAACAGGGTGTCATCAGTCAAAAATGTACTGAACATTTTAGCTCTTGATTCAACTGTGCAAGAGCTTGTAAACAGGCCTGATGACTATTACTACGAAAATATAGGTAACTGGCTTGTAGACTCCCAGAGATTTACAAGACTTTTTTACAGCACATGCCAAAATTTTGACATACTCAGCATCTCAATTTATATGACACAGGGATTGGCTAAGCTCAGCGAGACAGATAGCTATTTTCTCTTTGAGCGGATTGAAAAGCTTCCATGGTATCAGCAGATGGTTTTAAAAGGGGAGCTTTTTGCTTGGGTTACTCCCAAAATGCTAAATGTTGCGCGAAAAGATGTTGTGTCTTTGATAAGACTGATTCCAGACCCTAAGAATATTAGTGAATACAGAGCTGCGCTCAGAGCGGATATCTCAATTGCTGAAATTGAAAGAATTCTAAATCAGGCTTTGTTTACAAGCAGAACACTTGCTTTTATTGTCAATTCAAATGGTGAAGTGGTTGCACGTTCTTTAAATAGAACAAATTTATCCATTGGGGAGATAATAAAAGGGATAGAAAAGAATATATCATCTCAAGAGGCAAATGTTGTTGAGATGGAGGTAGGGGGAGAGAAACTTCTTGTTCGAACAAGGAGTATTAGTGATACAGATTGGTATCTTGTACTGGTTACACCTTACAAAGAGATTCATGAGCTTAATATAAAGACTATTAAACAGGTCTTTTTCATGATATTCTTGATTGCACCTTTTACATTGATATTTGCTTTCTGGGCAGCGACGTCAAGCACATCAAGAATTAAAAGACTTACTCATAATATGAAAAAGGTTATCGAAAAAGGTGATTTCAATATAGAGCTGGATTCCCACTCTCAAGATGAGGTGGGGCAGCTCATATATACCTTCAACTATATGCTAAAGAAGATAAAAGAACTTTTGCATGAGCAGTACCAGCTTGGCAAGGAGAAGAAAAATTTGGAACTCAAAGCTCTTCAGTCACAGATAAATCCTCATTTTTTGTACAACACCCTTGACCTTATAAACTGGATTGCAATTAAGAACAAAAATGAAGATATTTCAAGGCTTGTAACCTCTCTTTCTCAGTTTTATAAGTTAAGTCTTAGCAAGGGTGAGGATGTTGTAACAGTGGAAAATGAGATAGAACATGTAAAAGCCTATGTGATGATTCAAAATTACAGGTTTGACAACTGCATTGACCTTAAGATAGATGTTCCACAAAAACTCCTACAAGCGCGGATACCAAAACTGACACTTCAGCCGCTTGTTGAAAATTCTATTCACCATGGAATTTTGGAAAAAGACGAGCAGAAAGGTACTATAATCATAAAAGGCGAAATAATAGATGACAAAATGGCTGCGATATATGTTATTGATGATGGCGTTGGAATCTCTAAAGAAGTTCTTGAAAAGATAAAGAAGGGAGAGGTTGAGACGTCAAAAGGACATGGTTTTGGTATAAAAAATATAAACGAGAGATTGAAAATCTATTTTGGAAATGAAGCTGGACTGTTTTACGAGAGCAAAATCAACGAGAAAACAGTTGCAAAAGTCCTGTTTCCTGTGGAAGAATAG